A window of Desulfuromonas soudanensis genomic DNA:
GCTACGGCCTCGGCTCCAAGGAATTCACTCCGGCGATGGTCAAGGCGGTCTTCGACAACCTCGGAAAAGAGAAGCCGAAGAACCACTTCGTCATCGGCATCATTGAAGACGTCACCGGCAGCAGCCTCGACTGGGACGAGACCTTCAAGATTCCGGCGAGCTCCTACGCGGCGATGTTCTTCGGCCTCGGCAGCGACGGCACCGTCGGCGCCAACAAGAACTCCATCAAGATCATCGGCGAGAGCACCGACAACAACGTCCAGGCCTACTTCGTCTACGACTCCAAGAAGGCCGGGAGCATGACCACCAGCCACCTCCGTTTCGGCGGGGAGCAGATCCGCTCCCCCTATCTGGTCGACTCCGCAGATTTCGTCGCCTGCCACATGTTCGCCTTTCTCGAGCAGTACGACATGCTGAAAAACGCCAGGGAGGGGGGGACCTTCCTCCTCAACTCCCCCTTCGGCAAAGACGAGGTCTGGGCCAGGCTCCCCGTCGAAGTGCAGAAGCAGATCATCGGCAAAAAACTCAAATTCTACGTCATCGACGGCGTGCGTCTCGGCAACGAGATCGGCCTCGGCTCGCGCATCAACGTCATCATGCAGAGCGCCTTCTTCAAGATCTCCGGGATCATCCCCGTCGACAAGGCGGTGGAGAAGATCCGCGACGCCATTCTCAAGAGCTACAGCAAGGCCGGCGAGAGGGTCGTGGACATGAACAACCGGGCCGTCGATGCCGGTCTCGACAACGTCTATGAGGTCGCCGTTCCGGCCCTGGCCGACAGCACTCTTTCCATGAAGCCCGGCCTCGGAGCAGAGGTTCCCGCCTTCGTCCGCAACACCCTCGGGCCGATCATCGACGGCCTCGGCGACGCCGTCCCCGTCTCGGCCATGCCCTGCGACGGCACCTTTCCCACCGGCACCGCCAAATACGAGAAGCGCAACATCGCCATCGAAATCCCCGTCTGGGACACCGAGCTCTGCATCCAGTGCGGGATCTGCTCCTTCGTCTGCCCCCACGCCACCATCCGCATGAAGGTGATCGAGCCGGCCGCTCTCTCCGGCGCCCCGGCAACCTTCAAGTCCTGCGACGCCCGGGGGAAGGAGCTTGCCGGCAAAAAGTTCGCACTGCAGGTCGCGCCCGAGGACTGCACCGGCTGCGGCGCCTGCGTCCACAACTGCCCGGCCAGGAGCAAGACCGTCGAGGGGCGCAAGGCGATCAACATGGCTCCCCAGGTGCCGCTGCGCCTTCAGGAAGCGGCCAACTGGGCATTCTTCCTCGCTCTCCCCGACACCGATGCCGCCCTGATCAACCGCGGAAGCCTGAAAGGGAGTCAGCTCCTGCCGCCGACCTTCGAGTTCTCCGGCGCCTGCGCCGGCTGCGGCGAGACCCCTTTCGTCAAGCTCTGCTCCCAACTCTTCGGCGAGCGGATGCTCGTCGCCAACGCCACCGGCTGCTCGTCGATCTACGGCGGCAACCTCCCCACTACCCCCTGGACGACCCGCAAGGACGGCCTCGGCCCGGCCTGGTGCAACTCCCTCTTCGAGGACAACGCCGAGTTCGGCTTCGGCTACCGCCTGACCATCGACAAGTTCAACCAGTACGCCCTCGAGCTCCTCGGCCGGGCCGGCGTCGATTCCTCCCTGGCGGCTGGTATCGCCGGCGCCGACCAGAGCACCCCGGAGGGGATCGTTGACCAGCGCGCCCTCGTCGCCGACCTCAAGAAGGCGCTGGCAAAAAAGGACGATGCCGACTCGAAACAGCTCCTCTCCCTGGCCGACTATTTGGTGAAGAAGTCCGTCTGGATCCACGGCGGCGACGGCTGGGCCTACGACATCGGCTACGGCGGCCTCGACCACGTCCTGGCCAGCGGGGAGAACGTCAACGTCCTCGTCCTCGACACCGAGGTCTACTCCAACACCGGCGGCCAGGCCTCCAAGGCGACCCCACTCGGCGCCGTGGCCCAGTTCGCCGCCGGCGGCAAGCGCATGCCGAAGAAGGACCTGGGGCTCATCGCCATGACCTACGGCAACATCTACGTCGCCAAGGTCTCCCTCTCCAACCCCGCCCAGACTGTCAAGGCCTTCCTCGAAGCCGACGCCTACGACGGGCCGTCGCTGATCCTCGCCTACAGCCACTGCATCGCCCACGGTATCGACATGACCACCGCCGTCGACACCTGCCGGCAGGCCGTCGCCTCCGGCCACTGGCCCCTCTTCCGCTACAATCCGGCGCTGGCCGCGGCGGGGCAGAACCCCCTGCAGTTCGACAGTCCGGAGCCGACCATCTCCTTCTCCGACTACGCCCTCAAGCAGAACCGCTACAAGGTCCTGCAGAAGGCCGATCCCGAGGTTTCCGGCGAGCTCATGGAGCAGGGGAACCGGCTCACCGCCAGCCGTTTCGATCTCTATCGCAAACTGGCGGAGATTCAGACGGGATTCAGCTCCGGGGAATAGCCGGATATTAGACCCCTGGCTTCTGCGTGCCGGGGTTGACGGATGATTGGAAAAATCGGGCAGGAAGACAAAGAGCCTCCAAATCTTGACGATTCGGAGGCTCTTTTTTCATTGCTGAATTGCAGGTCAGGGATCGCCGGTTCAGGGAATCAGCAAGGTCGATCCCGTCGTTTTCCGTGATTCCAGGTCGGAGTGAGCCTGCGCCGCATCGCGAAGGGCATAGGTCTGGTTGATCTCGATTTTGACTGCTCCCGAAATGACGATGCTGAACAATTCGGCAGCACTGGCGAGGAGATCCTCCCGGTTGGCGGTATAGGCCATCAGCGAGGGGCGGGTCAGAAAGAGCGAACCTTTGGCGCCGAGAAGTCCGGGATCGAGCGCTTCGGCCTTCCCGGAAGACTGGCCGAAGTAGACGAGCATGCCGAGCGGCCGCAGACAGTCCAGGGATTTTAAGAACGTATCCTTGCCCACGGAATCGTAGACGACCGACACTCCCCGCCCCTCGGTGAGCTCCTTGACCCGGGCGACAAAATCCTCTTCATGATAGAGGATGGTATGGGTACAGCCATGGGCCTGCGCCAAGGCCGCTTTTTCCCGGCTCCCCACCGTTCCGATAACGGTGGCCCCGAGAGCCCTGGCCCACTGGCAGACGATCAGCCCGACGCCCCCCGCCGCGGCATGCAGGAGAATAGTGTCCCCGGCACGCACGGGATAGGTCCGCCGCAGCAGGTACTGGGCGGTCATCCCCTGCAGCATCATGGCCGCCGCCTGCTCGTCGCTGATCTGCGGCGGCAGTTTGACCAGGCGATGGGCCGGGATCAGCCGCTCGGTGGCGTAGGCCCCGTGCGGTACGCCGGCATAGGCCACCCGGTCGCCAGGCTGCACATCACTGACATCTGCGCCCACCGCCAGGACTTCGCCCGCTCCCTCAAGGCCTAAAATTGCCGGCAAGGGCAGGGGGTAGAGCCCGGTACGATGATAGACATCGATAAAGTTCAGTCCC
This region includes:
- the nifJ gene encoding pyruvate:ferredoxin (flavodoxin) oxidoreductase; amino-acid sequence: MSRKMVTIDGNTAAAHVAHATNEVIAIYPITPSSVMGEISDAKSAVGQKNIWGTVPKVVEMQSEGGAAGAVHGALQAGALTTTFTASQGLLLMIPNMYKIAGELTPTVFHISARAISAAALNIFGDHSDVMACRQTGWAMLCSNNVQEVMDFALIAQASTLESRVPFMHFFDGFRTSHEIQKVEELTPDDMRHMIDDELVRAHRARALSPEHPVLRGTAQNPDVYFQGRETVNKFYTAIPAIVQKHMDKFAKRLGRQYNLVDYVGAADAERVIVIMGSGADCVEETVLHLAARGEKVGLLKVRLYLPFPLAHFAAALPKSVKKIAVLDRTKEPGSQGEPLYHEVRTAIGEAMEEGILSLPRYPVIVGGRYGLGSKEFTPAMVKAVFDNLGKEKPKNHFVIGIIEDVTGSSLDWDETFKIPASSYAAMFFGLGSDGTVGANKNSIKIIGESTDNNVQAYFVYDSKKAGSMTTSHLRFGGEQIRSPYLVDSADFVACHMFAFLEQYDMLKNAREGGTFLLNSPFGKDEVWARLPVEVQKQIIGKKLKFYVIDGVRLGNEIGLGSRINVIMQSAFFKISGIIPVDKAVEKIRDAILKSYSKAGERVVDMNNRAVDAGLDNVYEVAVPALADSTLSMKPGLGAEVPAFVRNTLGPIIDGLGDAVPVSAMPCDGTFPTGTAKYEKRNIAIEIPVWDTELCIQCGICSFVCPHATIRMKVIEPAALSGAPATFKSCDARGKELAGKKFALQVAPEDCTGCGACVHNCPARSKTVEGRKAINMAPQVPLRLQEAANWAFFLALPDTDAALINRGSLKGSQLLPPTFEFSGACAGCGETPFVKLCSQLFGERMLVANATGCSSIYGGNLPTTPWTTRKDGLGPAWCNSLFEDNAEFGFGYRLTIDKFNQYALELLGRAGVDSSLAAGIAGADQSTPEGIVDQRALVADLKKALAKKDDADSKQLLSLADYLVKKSVWIHGGDGWAYDIGYGGLDHVLASGENVNVLVLDTEVYSNTGGQASKATPLGAVAQFAAGGKRMPKKDLGLIAMTYGNIYVAKVSLSNPAQTVKAFLEADAYDGPSLILAYSHCIAHGIDMTTAVDTCRQAVASGHWPLFRYNPALAAAGQNPLQFDSPEPTISFSDYALKQNRYKVLQKADPEVSGELMEQGNRLTASRFDLYRKLAEIQTGFSSGE
- a CDS encoding quinone oxidoreductase family protein, with amino-acid sequence MAKAMRIHETGGPDVLRWEEVSIAPPGPGEVHLRHRAVGLNFIDVYHRTGLYPLPLPAILGLEGAGEVLAVGADVSDVQPGDRVAYAGVPHGAYATERLIPAHRLVKLPPQISDEQAAAMMLQGMTAQYLLRRTYPVRAGDTILLHAAAGGVGLIVCQWARALGATVIGTVGSREKAALAQAHGCTHTILYHEEDFVARVKELTEGRGVSVVYDSVGKDTFLKSLDCLRPLGMLVYFGQSSGKAEALDPGLLGAKGSLFLTRPSLMAYTANREDLLASAAELFSIVISGAVKIEINQTYALRDAAQAHSDLESRKTTGSTLLIP